GGCTGTGCACTAAATTTCAGAGTAATTAGGCTGTTCTGATGAAGATATTCTTGACTGAGCACATTTGCCACCACACCCACTGATGTCAGTCTGGTGGCTCAGCCCTTCAAGGTAACTGACAAATAAGCAATGCCATTCATTTCAAAGACTCTGACTTGCTACTatccatctttcttcttccttctcccattCAACATGCAAACTTGTAATTCCCAATACACTGTGCATGGGAACTGGCCACCAAAACTAGACAAGAACATCTCATCCATGCTGTTCATCCAGCAGTGGACTTCGTTCATCTGGCCAGACCAAAGAATGGACTCatcatcaaaaaatttaaaaacaagtctttttttcagataagaGTGGAGATTCAAATATGAGTGAAAGTAGAGGAATTAAGAAACTGAAAACTAAGAAATGGTGTGATACGAGAGAGAAATTGTTATTAATGCTGCCCCCTTCGCTTCCCATCATGGTGAATTTCAACTCTGTTGAGACAAAGTCAACAGATCTTTAGCTCTAACCACCACTTCCATGCCACACACCCCTGCTCCACCACAACCCTGGTCTATAAAGAGCTCTTCTTTCTTCTACAGTGGATTGTGAGGAGGGAAGTCCAAGTTAAGCTATGCTAGAAGAAACATGTGGAGTTTCCCATTTGTGAGTAAGCAAGCTACTGCCCTCCCTTTAGGACCGTGTTCCTCTGCACTCTAAACCAAAAATAAGGTTATAGATAAGAGTTGTTAAGTGTTCATTCTCATGTAGCTCCTCACCAAAGTTTTCAAGCAACAGATACATAACTTATAGTTCTTTTCCTGTTTCAATAGAGCATCggctgtaattttttaaatcctaaaagcAACGCATATGTTAGTACAAACTCACCtagaaagattagaaagaaaagcaaagcacttGGCCTTTAAATCTTCAGAAGTGGATTTAATGACAGGTTCAGCCTGTTTAATGACAGGCCCAGTACCACACCCCTGTTTTATTATGTTTCATTATTACtgcataatttcttttattactcatGATAAATGTAAATCGAATACTTGCTGAGGTGGGTTTAAATAGGTAAGAGTGCAAACAAAAATAGGCCGTTCAAATATCATGAAACTGGGATCtcagattattaaaatatatatttatattttttaagtctgATGTGTACCAGGTTGCAACTCTCAATCTCAAActagctgggggcgggggtgtgtgtgtaagGATTGTATACTTAAtttgaagatgaaaataataaaaagcacatTCAAAACAAGAATCTCAGGTCACTGAGACTGATTTTTGGCTGATTCAAATAGAaagattcccccccaccccccaacagaTTACTATAGTTGATTCAAGATATGAAGCTAGTAAAGTTCAAGTTTCTGCCTGAGGATGACTTTAACCTGCATGACAGGTGAGAGTTGTCACTTTTAGACATCTAAAgagagatgattttattttaataaatgcctTTTTCTCAGCCTTTTGATTATACAGGGAGCTACTAAAGTCTCCAAATGAAACCAGCTAGTCCATGGCTGAAGGAATAGAAATCTTTTGCTCCGCCTGCTGGAGGGAGATTATTAGAAGCTGAGTGCATTGGTTCAGCCTTTCCAAAAAGCTTAGCCTAGGATTGCTGGACACGCCGCTACGAGTTGCACAGAGGGCTCTGATCTGCGGTGCCTGGCGCATGCGTCCCAGCACGGTCCGGCTCAGGCCCCACGCCCCTACCCTTGTCTTCCTGCAGCCTGCCAGGCCTCCCAGCCAGCGCAGTGGGACTTGGTCGCGCCAGCCGGATGGACAGGGGGCGGAGCctaaggaggtggggagagcccaGCCCCGCAGCCCCAGCTGGGAACCGTTTCAGCTCCAGCCCTCTCCACTCCGCCAGACTGAAGCTCGGCGGAGAGGACTTTACAACGCGCCCGCACTCTGAGGACAGAGCCGATTCGCGGGAGGTTGCGGCTGCGCGAGGCGCCTTTTCCTGGGCGCCACCGGGAAAAGCCCCACTTAACTACAGGCCACTCAGCCATTGTAcgccttccctcccccctccctcctcagctCGCGGAAAGGGAACTGAAGCTTAGTTGAGCTCTTCCCGAGTGGGGAGAGCGGGCTAGAGAGAGGTGGGAAGAAAGCAGGAAGGGTGTTGCGAAGCTCACGGCGAGCGGAGGATTATCGGGGACAGTTTGCGTCTGGGGGCTGCAAAGTGAGCGAGGAGGACAAGGGCATGCTCAGTGGCGGCGGTGGAGATGCGGGCCTGGCCAACGCCGCGGCTCGGGGGCAAGTGGAGACCGTGCGTCAACTTCTGGAAGCCGGTGCGGATCCCAATGGACTCAACCACTTCGGGAGGCGCCCGATCCAGGTAGCTGGGGCTCTCGGACCTCGCCGACAGGGGGCGCACGACAGGTCCCTCCGTGGAATGCGGCTGGGACTGAGATCTCCCAGGCGGTGTGTCTCTCGCTGGAGTGTGGAGCTTAGGTGTAAAGCAGGTTTTCACCATccaaaaaattctaaagaaaggGATTGGGAAACCCACTACTtcaatttggttttcttttaaatgggaggaaaaaggacCAATATTTTCTCTCCCGTCGGAGATGCAAGGGATAGATTCAGTTGGGGAAGAAAGTGGGAAAGGAGAGGTTATTTGGCAAGAACTATTtgtcttatgtttgtctttcaccaaACAGCGCTCAACTTTCAATGACAGAGGTAATTAAATTACAAGTTACGCAATTTTGATTGGATTTAAGGAATCATACAAAATCAtcatacatgaaaaaaatcaccCTGAACACTGTAATTTTTAAGCTAtgatatgaatttttttattatttcctcataCAGGCGAATTGAATACAAAGAAATGACAGGATTCTTCAACTGCAGTACTTAATTCCTTCTTGTTAGCAGTATCTCTTGAGTGTTACATTAGACAAACTATATGTCTATCGATTTTTATTATCGTAATGAATGCTTGGATTACATAAGCTTCCCTGAAACTTTTAAATGGCAAAGGCCTCTTCATCGTTAATATTCATTTACTCAGTATGTTTAATTATTAATCCCGCTTtagtgctgattttttttatttctttaaaatctaaGGTAATGTTTTGTGCTTTACTGTTAACTATGATGGTCATATTTAGTATTTACCTCACTCACCTTCCAGAACCAAGCCATTATTAAGAAATCTTGTTAATTGTGTAGCTTTTAAAGAAagtgtgtttgttcattttgaaTTCATAGAAAGTGTTAAAGAAAATGAGGGACGggttaaaacagcaaaaaatatttaaagtagttCTTAAAGACTTCAAATTATATTAGTAATTGTAAAAAGAGGtgtctttgtcattttaattcaCCATATTCTGGGATATTAAGAACCACTTTTCCCCCCTTCTCTATAGCTGAAATGCTCTTTACATCATGAGTAgaaatgatataatttttaaagggaagacatggatatttttaatattcatgaaacaaacaaaaataacattccTTGGTACATTTTCAAACAAACTCATAAGAACAAACAACTCCATTTGAATATCAAAAATTGtttattgttaaaataaatgcTCGCATAATGTGCATATATACAAATGGATACTATAGGAGTATTTTTCCCAAATTATCCTTTTTCTAGATTATGCGTTGCTCTGATTTGACTAAGATCTTTTCATATagcaaaatatttactaccttTATAAAATCCCAGCACATTATAAACTCCTGTTTAATGTAAATAGTGTTTACATTACATCAAATATATTAATCTCTAAACTTGAGCGTTTATCTGTAATGCTAGATATTAAAAGTGGTGAACCATTCATTAAAAACTGTTTTCATCATCTTATAAAACTGCAccactttatttactttttcccttCAACCTCCAATTTTGGCTCTTATTATAGGACTATATTCCCTTTATGAGCACAGACATATATAACAGCTAAAAGCAAAAGCTTTTCACAGGGGATTTACTACAAGAACTAAACAAAGTAAACCTTTTTTTAAACGtagttgtttattttctctcctaaAGCATTACTCtactttctaaaaaatatatatcagctGGTAAATATTTTTGGATTGGGACTACAGCTGGGGTAGAGGGGAGAGCAAGGGGAATAATTTCAGACTTTAaaagtctttaggagttcccttagtggcacagcggaaagggatccaactaggaaccatgagttttctgggttcgatccctggcctcgctcagtgggttaaggatcccaaattgccatgagctgtggtgtaggtcccaggtggggcttggatctgatgttgctgtggctctggcataggccagcagctgtagctcccattggacccctagcctgggaacctccatatatgccgcggatgaggccctaaaaagcaaatgataataatagaagTCTTTAAACTTCTCTCATAAATCATTTAACAAAATCTACTCCCCTCTttcaatgtaaattttaaaatctccacACCGGCGATAAGCACTTTATCATCAGCTCTTTCTGGTCTTCCCGTCTTCCCACGTTTGGAGAATAAAATGGAACTAATTAGGGCTGAGTAGAGTATAACTGGGGCGGAGCCGGGCGGAGCAGTATTGAGTCCTCAAACGAAGCTTTACCAGACTCCAGAGGCTTTAAGCGCCTCTGTCAGACGGATACTTCTAGAATAggtatttctttgaaaagacttCACCTGCCCCTACCAGCATCTTGACCACTCTACTCTCTCCCGCAGGTCATGATGATGGGCAGCGCACGTGTGgcggagctgctgctgctccatGGCGCGGACCCCAACTGCGCGGACCCTGCCACCCTCACCCGACCGGTGCACGACGCCGCCCGGGAGGGCTTCCTGGACACTTTGGTGGCTCTCCGCCGAGCCGGGGCGCGGCTGGACGTGCAAGACGCCTGGGGCCGCCTGCCGGTGGATCTGGCTGAGGAGAGGGGCCACCGTGACGTTGCCCGGTTTCTGCGCGCGGCAGCGGGAGACTGATGGCGCAAGCACACAACCGCCCACAACGACTTTTCTTTCTAGTTCCCCACCCCTAGTTCAATGAGGGCTGCAAACATGGAGCGTGGGAAGTCTTCCTGAGCAACTGGATTCCCCGCAGGGAAGGAGGGgcagacagggaaaaaaatgccttttttttttttttttttttttgcttttcctctagTTGCACCCCTAGACACTCACTGTGAAGACAAACCAGAGAGGGGCAAATGGATTTCAAGGAAGATCTAGGAGCGGAATGTGGAACTCTTAGTTTACTTTTCAGGATTTTCTGGAGAAAAGCGGCATGTGAAGAAATCAACGAACGACCCCAGATGCGGCGAGTTTTACACAGAAAA
The Sus scrofa isolate TJ Tabasco breed Duroc chromosome 1, Sscrofa11.1, whole genome shotgun sequence DNA segment above includes these coding regions:
- the CDKN2B gene encoding cyclin-dependent kinase 4 inhibitor B isoform X2 → MESEGPDPSAAHFMVLGKLLLLLGPQLSPSYKVMMMGSARVAELLLLHGADPNCADPATLTRPVHDAAREGFLDTLVALRRAGARLDVQDAWGRLPVDLAEERGHRDVARFLRAAAGD
- the CDKN2B gene encoding cyclin-dependent kinase 4 inhibitor B isoform X1, with product MLSGGGGDAGLANAAARGQVETVRQLLEAGADPNGLNHFGRRPIQVMMMGSARVAELLLLHGADPNCADPATLTRPVHDAAREGFLDTLVALRRAGARLDVQDAWGRLPVDLAEERGHRDVARFLRAAAGD